In one window of Flavobacteriales bacterium DNA:
- a CDS encoding DUF1343 domain-containing protein translates to MACQNSVEQQQEHTGRGEETGVPQEKPGPDIRTAAEQTGRWLPLLQGKRVGVVANQTSMIGMTHLVDTMISLKINVVKVFAPEHGFRGDHGAGEKVKDGKDPVTGLTVTSLYGSHKKPTKEDLADVDVVVFDIQDVGARFYTYISTMTYVMEACAENKKPCIIFDRPNPNGFYVDGPVLQPELSSFIGLHPVPIVHGMTVGEYAGMVNGEGWLKDSIQCDITVIPCANWTHRMNYDLPVKPSPNLPNMESVYLYPSLCLFEGTVMSVGRGTDKPFQQFGHPDLKSGTTTFTPVSIPGVAADPKWEGKVCKGFDVSMFSDLFIKNAGQIYLFWLLESYKEVGGSDAFFRSSFDKLAGTTELRKQVMTNVTEEEIRKSWTPGITAFKKIRKKYLLYTDFEP, encoded by the coding sequence ATGGCCTGCCAGAACAGTGTTGAGCAACAGCAGGAGCATACAGGGAGGGGAGAGGAAACAGGAGTGCCGCAGGAAAAGCCGGGGCCGGATATACGGACGGCAGCGGAACAAACCGGGAGATGGCTCCCTTTGCTGCAAGGTAAGCGCGTGGGGGTGGTAGCCAATCAAACCTCTATGATTGGAATGACACACCTTGTTGATACGATGATCTCGCTGAAAATAAATGTGGTGAAAGTCTTCGCTCCCGAACACGGTTTTCGCGGTGATCATGGTGCAGGGGAGAAGGTGAAGGACGGAAAAGATCCCGTAACCGGATTGACCGTGACCTCATTATATGGTTCTCATAAGAAACCCACGAAGGAAGACCTTGCGGATGTTGATGTCGTGGTGTTTGACATCCAGGATGTGGGTGCCCGCTTCTATACCTACATCTCCACCATGACCTATGTGATGGAGGCTTGTGCGGAGAACAAGAAACCCTGTATCATTTTTGACCGCCCCAACCCCAATGGTTTTTATGTGGACGGGCCGGTGCTTCAGCCGGAGCTTTCATCATTCATTGGATTACACCCCGTGCCCATCGTGCATGGGATGACCGTGGGAGAGTACGCCGGGATGGTAAATGGTGAGGGGTGGTTGAAGGACAGCATCCAATGTGACATTACGGTCATTCCCTGTGCCAACTGGACGCACAGGATGAATTATGACCTGCCGGTCAAACCGTCGCCCAACCTGCCAAACATGGAGAGCGTTTACCTCTATCCTTCCCTTTGTCTTTTTGAAGGAACGGTCATGAGTGTGGGACGTGGTACCGACAAGCCTTTCCAACAGTTCGGACATCCCGACCTGAAAAGCGGCACCACGACTTTTACACCTGTAAGTATCCCCGGTGTCGCCGCCGACCCCAAATGGGAGGGTAAAGTGTGCAAAGGTTTTGATGTGTCGATGTTCAGCGACCTGTTTATCAAGAATGCCGGGCAGATATACCTCTTCTGGTTGCTGGAGAGCTACAAGGAAGTGGGAGGTTCAGATGCCTTCTTCCGGTCTTCATTCGATAAACTCGCAGGTACAACGGAGCTGAGAAAACAGGTGATGACGAATGTCACCGAAGAAGAAATCCGGAAAAGCTGGACCCCCGGCATTACAGCCTTTAAGAAGATCCGTAAAAAATATCTCCTGTATACGGATTTTGAACCTTAG